The proteins below come from a single Sphingomonas carotinifaciens genomic window:
- the rpsO gene encoding 30S ribosomal protein S15, whose product MSITAERRQELIKDHARAEGDTGSPEVQVAILTERIKNLTEHFKGHAKDNHSRRGLLMLVNKRRSLLDYLRHKDGERYLALIAKLGLRK is encoded by the coding sequence ATGTCGATCACTGCCGAGCGCCGTCAGGAACTCATCAAGGATCATGCCCGCGCCGAAGGCGACACGGGTTCGCCCGAGGTTCAGGTCGCGATCCTGACCGAGCGGATCAAGAACCTGACCGAGCACTTCAAGGGCCATGCGAAGGACAACCATTCGCGCCGCGGCCTGCTGATGCTGGTCAACAAGCGTCGCAGCCTGCTGGACTATCTCCGCCACAAGGATGGCGAGCGGTATCTGGCCCTCATCGCGAAGCTCGGCCTTCGCAAGTAA
- the pnp gene encoding polyribonucleotide nucleotidyltransferase, producing the protein MFDTKKVAIEWGGKTLTLETGKVARQADGAVIATLGETVVLCAVTAAKTVKEGQDFFPLTVHYQEKFSSAGRIPGGFFKRERGATERETLVSRLIDRPIRPLFPEGFYNEINCIAQVLSYDGENEPDILAMIAASAALTISGVPFMGPIGCARVGYQNGEYQLNPTDAEAIAGELDLVVAATHDAVMMVESEAKELSEEVMLGAVMFAHKASQQVINAIIDLAEQSAKDPWELAPVADKSDTMAKLKKAIGKDVEAAYKLTDKQARQTALNEARAKARDAFADLKESDPAQYLGTLKLVKKLEADIVRSAILKNGRRIDGRDTKTVRPIESEVHFLPRAHGSALFTRGETQTIATTTLGTKDAEQMIDGLNGLSYQNFMLHYNFPPYSVGEVGRFGAPGRREIGHGKLAWRALHPVLPSKEEFPYTIRVTSDITESNGSSSMATVCGGSLSMMDAGVPLKRPVSGIAMGLILEGKNFAVLSDILGDEDHLGDMDFKVAGTSEGITALQMDIKISGITEEIMKVALEQAKEGRAHILGEMAKALGETRSELSAHAPRIETFSIDKSKIREVIGTGGKVIREIVATTGAKVDIDDEGVIKVSSSDPAQIEAAIAWIKGLVEEAEVGKIYDGKVVNLVDFGAFVNFMGGKDGLVHVSEIKNERVEKVADVLSEGQQVKVKVLEIDPRGKVRLSMRVVDQETGAELEDTRPARAPREGGDRGPRGDREGGRGPRREGGDREGGREGGRGGPRRDRGDRGPRREGGNGGNGGGRDDGPAPEFAPAFLTGDRD; encoded by the coding sequence ATGTTCGATACCAAGAAGGTGGCAATCGAGTGGGGCGGCAAGACGCTGACCCTCGAAACGGGCAAGGTCGCCCGCCAGGCCGACGGCGCCGTTATCGCGACGCTGGGCGAAACCGTGGTGCTGTGCGCCGTGACCGCCGCCAAGACCGTCAAGGAGGGGCAGGATTTCTTCCCGCTCACCGTGCATTACCAGGAGAAGTTTTCGTCCGCGGGTCGCATCCCCGGCGGCTTCTTCAAGCGCGAGCGTGGCGCGACCGAGCGTGAGACGCTGGTCAGCCGCCTGATCGATCGCCCGATCCGCCCGCTGTTCCCGGAAGGGTTCTACAACGAGATCAACTGCATCGCGCAGGTGCTGTCCTATGACGGCGAGAACGAGCCCGACATCCTGGCGATGATCGCCGCGTCGGCCGCGCTCACCATCTCGGGCGTGCCCTTCATGGGCCCGATCGGCTGCGCGCGCGTCGGCTACCAGAATGGCGAATATCAGCTCAACCCGACCGACGCAGAGGCGATCGCGGGCGAGCTGGACCTGGTCGTCGCCGCCACGCACGACGCGGTGATGATGGTCGAATCCGAGGCCAAGGAGCTGTCGGAAGAGGTGATGCTGGGCGCGGTCATGTTCGCGCACAAGGCGTCGCAGCAGGTGATCAACGCGATCATCGACCTGGCCGAGCAGTCGGCGAAGGATCCGTGGGAACTGGCCCCAGTCGCCGACAAGTCGGACACGATGGCCAAGCTGAAGAAGGCGATCGGCAAGGATGTCGAGGCGGCCTACAAGCTGACCGACAAGCAGGCCCGCCAGACCGCGCTGAACGAGGCCCGCGCCAAGGCGCGCGACGCCTTCGCCGACCTGAAGGAAAGCGATCCCGCCCAGTATCTCGGCACGCTCAAGCTCGTGAAGAAGCTTGAGGCCGATATCGTGCGCTCCGCGATCCTGAAGAACGGCCGCCGCATCGACGGTCGCGATACCAAGACGGTGCGTCCGATCGAATCGGAAGTGCACTTCCTGCCGCGCGCGCACGGCTCGGCGCTGTTCACCCGCGGCGAGACGCAGACCATCGCGACCACGACGTTGGGCACCAAGGATGCCGAGCAGATGATCGACGGCCTGAACGGCCTGTCGTATCAGAACTTCATGCTGCACTATAACTTCCCGCCCTATTCGGTCGGCGAAGTGGGCCGCTTCGGCGCGCCGGGCCGTCGCGAGATCGGCCACGGCAAGCTGGCATGGCGCGCGCTGCACCCGGTGCTGCCCTCGAAGGAGGAGTTCCCCTACACGATCCGTGTCACCTCGGACATCACCGAGTCGAACGGGTCGTCCTCGATGGCCACCGTCTGCGGCGGTTCGCTGTCGATGATGGATGCCGGCGTGCCGCTGAAGCGCCCGGTCTCGGGCATCGCGATGGGCCTGATCCTGGAGGGCAAGAACTTCGCCGTGCTGTCCGACATCCTGGGTGATGAGGATCACCTGGGCGACATGGACTTCAAGGTCGCCGGTACGTCGGAGGGCATCACCGCGCTCCAGATGGACATCAAGATCTCCGGCATCACCGAGGAGATCATGAAGGTCGCGCTGGAACAGGCCAAGGAAGGCCGTGCGCACATCCTGGGCGAGATGGCCAAGGCGCTGGGCGAGACCCGCTCGGAGCTGTCGGCGCACGCGCCGCGCATCGAGACCTTCTCGATCGACAAGTCCAAGATCCGCGAAGTCATCGGCACCGGCGGCAAGGTGATCCGCGAGATCGTCGCGACGACCGGCGCCAAGGTCGACATCGACGACGAGGGCGTGATCAAGGTCTCCTCGTCCGATCCGGCGCAGATCGAGGCGGCGATCGCCTGGATCAAGGGCCTGGTCGAAGAGGCCGAGGTCGGCAAGATCTATGACGGCAAGGTCGTCAATCTGGTCGATTTCGGTGCGTTCGTGAACTTCATGGGCGGCAAGGACGGTCTCGTCCACGTCTCCGAGATCAAGAACGAGCGCGTCGAAAAGGTCGCGGACGTCCTGTCCGAAGGGCAGCAGGTCAAGGTAAAGGTCCTCGAGATCGATCCGCGCGGCAAGGTTCGCCTGTCGATGCGCGTCGTCGACCAGGAAACCGGTGCCGAGCTGGAGGACACCCGCCCCGCCCGCGCACCGCGCGAAGGCGGCGACCGCGGTCCGCGCGGCGATCGTGAGGGTGGCCGTGGCCCCCGTCGCGAGGGCGGCGACCGTGAAGGCGGCCGCGAAGGTGGTCGGGGTGGCCCGCGCCGCGACCGCGGCGATCGCGGCCCCCGTCGCGAAGGCGGCAACGGCGGCAACGGCGGCGGCCGTGATGACGGCCCCGCGCCCGAATTCGCCCCCGCCTTCCTGACCGGCGACCGCGACTGA
- a CDS encoding 8-amino-7-oxononanoate synthase has protein sequence MLAFHQQDLAALAARDRLRTLQPRLAVDLASNDYLGLAASPRLAAAVTDAIARGVPVGAGGSRLLHGNHPEHEALEAEAAAFLGPESCLFFSSGYAANVALLATLPQPADVIVHDALIHASAREGLRLARAPAIEVPHNDAAAVEVAIRNWRAAGNTGTPWIAVESLYSMDGDTAPLADLSAIAERHDAMLLVDEAHATGVFGARGQGLATPSPRTITLHTCGKALGCEGALVAGPTVMRDFLVNRGRGFIFSTAPSPLMASAVREALRILRDEPERRAALHTRIASAGRLFAPHGATPTGTPIMPLILGDDGTTMRTAAALQAHGFDIRGIRPPTVPAGTARLRLSITLNVRDEDLAALATLLPQVLP, from the coding sequence ATGCTCGCCTTTCATCAGCAGGACCTCGCCGCCTTGGCCGCGCGCGACCGGCTGCGCACGCTCCAGCCCCGCCTGGCGGTCGATCTCGCCTCCAACGACTATCTCGGCCTCGCCGCCAGCCCGCGGCTCGCCGCCGCCGTCACCGATGCCATCGCGCGCGGCGTTCCCGTCGGCGCGGGCGGCTCGCGCCTGCTTCACGGCAACCATCCCGAACACGAGGCGCTGGAGGCGGAGGCCGCTGCCTTTCTGGGTCCGGAATCCTGCCTGTTCTTTTCCAGCGGCTATGCCGCCAACGTCGCGCTGCTCGCCACCCTGCCCCAGCCCGCCGACGTGATCGTCCACGACGCGCTGATCCACGCCAGCGCCCGCGAAGGACTGCGCCTCGCGCGCGCCCCCGCGATCGAGGTCCCGCACAACGATGCCGCCGCCGTCGAGGTCGCGATCCGCAACTGGCGCGCGGCCGGCAATACCGGCACGCCCTGGATCGCGGTGGAAAGCCTCTACAGCATGGACGGCGACACCGCCCCGCTCGCCGACCTGTCCGCCATCGCCGAGCGCCACGACGCCATGCTGCTGGTTGACGAGGCCCATGCCACCGGCGTCTTCGGTGCCCGCGGCCAGGGCCTTGCCACCCCCTCGCCGCGCACGATCACGCTGCACACCTGCGGCAAGGCCCTGGGATGCGAAGGCGCGCTGGTCGCCGGTCCGACGGTAATGCGCGACTTTCTGGTCAATCGCGGCCGCGGCTTCATCTTCTCCACCGCGCCCTCGCCCTTGATGGCAAGCGCGGTGCGCGAGGCGCTGCGCATCTTGCGCGACGAACCCGAACGCCGGGCCGCGCTCCACACCCGCATCGCCTCCGCCGGACGGCTCTTCGCCCCCCATGGCGCCACGCCCACCGGCACTCCGATCATGCCGCTGATCCTGGGCGACGATGGCACCACCATGCGCACCGCCGCCGCCCTTCAGGCGCACGGCTTCGACATACGCGGCATCCGCCCGCCCACCGTCCCTGCGGGCACCGCCCGCCTGCGCCTGTCGATCACCCTCAACGTCCGCGACGAAGACCTCGCCGCCCTCGCCACCCTCCTCCCCCAGGTCCTGCCATGA
- the bioD gene encoding dethiobiotin synthase: MKFIVTGTDTEIGKTVFAAGLAGALGATYWKPIQAGLEDGADADTVATLAPGTRIHPSAWRLTTPCSPHSAAELDGVTIDPAALTPPAVAGPLVIEGAGGVLVPVTRRHLFADLFAAWQLPVILVARTGLGTINHSLLSIEALRARHVPIHGIAFVGDAVEDSEATIADIAQVERLGRLPRLAPLTPAILAHAFAAAFPGLTA, encoded by the coding sequence ATGAAATTCATCGTCACCGGAACCGATACCGAGATCGGCAAGACCGTGTTCGCCGCCGGCCTCGCCGGCGCGCTCGGCGCGACCTATTGGAAGCCGATCCAGGCCGGGCTGGAGGACGGGGCCGATGCCGATACCGTCGCCACGCTGGCGCCCGGCACGCGCATCCATCCGTCCGCATGGCGCCTGACCACCCCCTGCTCCCCGCACAGCGCGGCCGAGCTTGACGGCGTCACCATCGATCCCGCCGCGCTCACACCCCCCGCCGTCGCTGGTCCCTTGGTGATCGAGGGTGCCGGCGGCGTCCTCGTCCCCGTCACCCGCCGGCATCTCTTCGCCGACCTGTTCGCCGCGTGGCAGCTCCCCGTCATCCTCGTCGCGCGCACCGGGCTCGGCACGATCAACCACAGCCTGCTCTCGATCGAAGCGCTGCGCGCGCGCCACGTGCCCATCCACGGCATCGCCTTTGTCGGCGACGCGGTCGAGGACAGCGAGGCGACGATCGCCGACATCGCGCAGGTCGAGCGCCTCGGCCGCCTGCCCCGCCTCGCCCCGCTCACCCCGGCGATCCTCGCGCACGCCTTCGCCGCCGCTTTCCCCGGCCTCACCGCATGA
- a CDS encoding adenosylmethionine--8-amino-7-oxononanoate transaminase: MTSPVWHPFTQHGLNEPIPRVTHGEGAILHTADGRRIVDAISSWWVTTHGHGHPRIAAAIAAQAATLDQIIFAGWTHEPAEDVAAELIRLTPPELTRVFFSDSGSTAVEVALKMALGFWANRGEPRERILVMQHSYHGDTIGAMSVGARGVFNRPYAPLLFDVGTIPFPTDPQATLDALEAQARAGAAAFIVEPLVLGAGGMLIYPPAVLAEMRAICARHGVLFIADEVMTGWGRTGTLFACEQAGVVPDILCLSKGLTGGAVPLAVTLASEAIFEAHRSTDRSRQFFHSSSYTANPIACAAARANFTIWREEPVADRIATLAARQAAHLADAAQHRRAANPRQLGTIAALEVGHDEGYLSDLAPRLLAHFRDRDLLVRPLGNTLYVMPPYSIAADDLARVWHAIGEALDMVV; this comes from the coding sequence ATGACCTCCCCCGTCTGGCACCCCTTCACCCAGCACGGCCTGAACGAGCCGATCCCGCGCGTCACACATGGCGAGGGCGCGATCCTCCACACCGCGGACGGGCGGCGTATCGTCGACGCCATCTCGTCCTGGTGGGTGACGACGCATGGCCATGGCCACCCGCGCATCGCCGCCGCCATCGCCGCCCAGGCCGCGACCCTGGACCAGATCATCTTCGCCGGCTGGACGCACGAACCCGCCGAGGACGTCGCCGCCGAACTGATCCGCCTCACCCCGCCCGAACTCACCCGCGTCTTCTTCTCCGACTCCGGCTCCACCGCGGTCGAGGTCGCGCTGAAGATGGCGCTCGGCTTCTGGGCGAACCGTGGCGAGCCGCGCGAGCGCATTCTGGTGATGCAGCACAGCTATCACGGCGACACGATCGGCGCGATGTCGGTCGGCGCGCGCGGCGTGTTCAACCGCCCCTATGCGCCGCTGCTCTTCGATGTCGGCACCATCCCCTTTCCCACCGACCCGCAGGCAACGCTCGACGCACTGGAGGCACAGGCGCGCGCCGGCGCCGCCGCCTTCATCGTCGAGCCGCTGGTGCTGGGCGCGGGCGGCATGCTGATCTACCCGCCCGCGGTGCTGGCCGAGATGCGCGCGATCTGCGCCCGCCACGGCGTACTGTTCATCGCCGACGAGGTAATGACCGGATGGGGCCGCACCGGCACGCTGTTCGCCTGCGAACAGGCCGGCGTCGTGCCCGACATATTGTGCCTGTCCAAGGGCCTGACCGGCGGCGCGGTGCCGCTCGCCGTCACGCTGGCCAGCGAGGCGATCTTCGAGGCGCATCGATCAACCGACCGGTCGCGCCAGTTCTTCCACTCGTCCAGCTACACCGCCAACCCGATCGCCTGCGCCGCCGCCCGCGCCAATTTCACGATCTGGCGGGAAGAACCGGTGGCGGACCGCATCGCCACGCTGGCGGCGCGTCAGGCCGCCCACCTCGCCGATGCCGCGCAGCATCGCCGTGCAGCAAATCCCCGCCAGCTCGGCACCATCGCCGCGCTGGAGGTGGGGCACGACGAAGGCTATCTGTCTGACCTGGCGCCCCGCCTGCTCGCGCATTTCCGCGACCGCGACCTGCTCGTCCGCCCGCTCGGCAACACACTCTACGTCATGCCGCCCTACAGCATCGCAGCGGACGACCTCGCCCGCGTCTGGCACGCAATCGGCGAGGCGCTGGATATGGTCGTGTAG